TCGTTCTTGCAGGCCCGACCGCTTGGGTGCTCAAGATGATGCTGCACGTGAATCTTTTGCGGCTCAACGGGAATCTCTGGGCGCTGCCGGATGATCCTCTCGATCTCAAGCAGTGGGGCGCGGCCTTCGACCAAAGCCAATGGCCGATTGTCGTCGCCCCTGGCGCTCTCATCGGGGACTCATCGCCCTGGACTGTCGTGTCCTCGAGGATGAAGCTCTGGTCAGACGTCGCCGCACCTGGGCTTGCAGATGCGCAGCTGAGCGTGGAATGCCGTCGATGGCTAGAAGGCGATCCTCCGCCGTGGGAGGGCGCGAACCTGCGCTCTGGGACGCTAGTCGTCGACATCGTCGATAAGTCCGGCTGGTGGTCGCCAGAGGGAACATCTCGCTGGGGGTCGGTGTGGACGGGACTTGTCCGCAGCGTTCAGTCGGTGGTCGGCGAGGTCGACGTGCGCGAGACTGTGATTGACGAGCCCGTGGAGGTTCCGGAGTATCGGGACAAAGACTGGCTGGGGACTAACCCACATGCTCCCTACGTGATTTACCGCGAGGGGCATTTGACGGGTGTGAAGTCCTCGGACTTCTCGTGGGATCCGGCGACAAGCGTCCAAGAGATAGCAGGTGGACATTCGATGCCTGGCGTCAACGAGGGAATCTCGGCAGCCGTGCAGCTAGCAGGAAACTACCTTGGCACGATGGTCATGGTGCCAGGAGCAGGCGAGATCGCAGACACCTTCCTGTCCCCGATCTACTCGGACACGATCCTCGCGTGGATGACGATCAAGTCTCTACAGAGAGCGGAAGCCGCGGGCTGGTCGCGGTATCAGGAGCATTTCGCCCAGGGCGCCGACCGCGGTTACACGCTCTCTGCGTTGGTTGCCTTGCGCCAGGGGTTCTGGGAGACACGCGAGAGGTTCTCCCACAAGCTAGAGATCAACGACGGCGCACCCTGGTTTATCGGCGATAAGGGGCACGGGCACTTCTTCATCGGAGACCGCATCGGCGGGGCGATCAAGAACCTGCCATCGGGTGAGATCGTGGTCGAGCAGGTGACAGACCTCACCTACGCCTTCGATCGATCTTCCCGCGGGTGGTCAGCAACCTGCGGAGACCCGACGAGCCAGCATTCCCCATTAGAAATCATCCTGTCGGAGGTCAAGGGGCTTTCGGCAGTCATTCACGATTTAGGACTGGTCTAAATGACAGGAATCCCACTGCAATCAAATACCAACCCAGCAGATCCAGAAGAGCATGCCCTGTGGGCGCTCGTGGGGCTTCCAGGCCCCGGGAGTCACGCGCCGCTCATCCTCCCCGGAGCGATCATGCGGCAGTGGTCGGCGCATCTTTTCAAGGCGGGCTTCCGACATCACCCGGAGCTCCAGGAGATCAAGTACGTACCGCCCTCCGGTGAGACCAACTGGATCTCCGGCAACGCCGGGCGGTGGGCGCCGATCGACGAAGTACTTCCGCCGGAGGTTACAGCGCCCGCGGTCGATCACCTTTCGCTCGATGAGAAGCGAATCCTGCTTGAGAAGCTGCGAGAAGAGATCGAACCTCCTGCGCTGCCTTACCCAGGCGACCTCGCGCGCGAGGGGACGTTAGGAGGCGAGGATGCCTGATTACTCACACGTCGGAGAGATCCCGAGCAGCGCGTACACGGCTGGATCTGGCGCGAACTCGGTGAAGGCTTTAGCCAGCATGACCGAGCAGGATGCGAAGGCGAAGATGCGGCTTGCCCCGGACTTGATCTACCGGGGCGCCCAGGGTTCGCTCATCACGAATGTCCTCGGCGGCATCGCGAACGCGATCACGATGGGACTCCAAGGAATTTTCACGGGGCTCACCTCTGGATTCAGCTCGATCGCTGGGTCTGTGAAGCCGATCGTCGATGGGCAGCTCAGCCTGGACAGTAGGATCGATCTGCTATCGCCGTTGCTGGACTATGGGGCGGTCACGATGCCAGATGGCCAGCCATTCACAGGAACGGGAAAACTGCCGTTCAGCGTGCAGATTGGGCCTATGCGCAATGTCGAGAAGTCCGGGACGGACGGCCTCAAGCTGCTCGACGCGGGGCTATGGGATATCCGACTGCATGCCCAAGCATCATGGGTGGCGGCGCAGTCCGCGCGCTGTGAGGTCGACCTCGTAGTCACTGCCCCGGATGGGTCGGAGTTCTCGCGGCAGTCCTCTATCGACGTGCGCGAAGCGACCGCGAATCTCGTCAATCCAATCAGCAACTCGGGTGAGCATGTGCACACGATCGTCTCGACCGTCGTGGTGCCCGCAGCTGGGTATACCGTCCATGCCCATGTGGTGGCTAACGCGCCGACGCGCCGCTTCTACGGCGGCCCTCGATGGTCACGCCTAGTCGCACAGCACATAAGCCGAGAGGTCAATGGAAACTGGGCAGATGGCTCCGGAACCTCCGATACAGCATAAGCAGCCCCCCTAGGGGGCAGAAAAAACCTAAGAAAAAAGGAGGATAGAGGATAAATGACAGTTAAACTTTCAATCGACATCACCAGCATCGGAATCGAATCCGCGCCGGGAGACGCAGTTGTGCTGTCATCCCCGGTTATCCGCGAATCTTTGTCCCGCCCTGGTGGATTGGTCTCTACAGCGCCGTTTGTCGCCGAGCTCACTGACGGAAAGACAACAGTCGAAGTGGAGCCAGGACCAGTGGTGGTGAGCTTTCGGTGTAGGAATATCAGGGACTCCACGTCGAAGGAGGTGAACATCCCTCAGGAGGACTGTAGCCTAGCCGACGTCCTAGCAGATCATTTCACTTATTCGCCGTCGGTGGAAAGTCGCATTACAAAAGCGATTACAGATTTTTGGTCTGGCCTGGCAGGAGTGAATGAGCTTGTTACTTCCGCAGCAAGCTCTGCACAAAAAGCAATTGGGTCAGAAGCGAATGTAGAGAAGCTTGCTAGTGAAGTGGACTCTGATGCGCAGTCTGCCCAAGAAGCGGGAGCTGCCGCGAATGAGGCAATGGAGACAGCACAGTCGGCGGCCAAGACGGCAGTAGAGAAAGCCGCTGCTGCAGGAATATCGCAGGAGGAGGCAGCCAAGTCTGCAAAGGAGGCATTGGATGCTGAGTCGAGGATCGGTCAAGCAGATAAGGACGCCACTGCGGCCGCTGAGCTGGCGACGGAAAAGGCCACTGAATCATCGAATTCCGCTGCGGCGGCAGATAAGTCGGCGCAGGATGCACGCGCTGCAGCTGATGATGCAACCTCAGGGGTCGCTGATGCAACCTCGACGGTGAAAGGAAAAATCCGGCTAGGCGGGGATCTCGGGGGGACAGCGTCTGAGCCCCGCGTGATTGGCCTTACTCAAAAGGCAGATCTGGTGGGTGGGTTGGTGCCCACTTCCCAGCTGCCTGCGGTTGCTCTGACTAAACCGCAGGTGGTGGGCGATCGCGCCGGGATGCTTGGGCTGACGGCCCAGGAAGGCGATGTTGCGATCATTACGTCCGGCGAGGACAAGGGTACGTACATGCTCGGCAGTGGTGAATCGTCGGCCTTCTCGTCGTGGGTGCTCCTTACTCCTCCGTCCGGCGCGGTATCCTCGGTTAACGGGCAGACCGGTATGGTCAACCTGGCCGCGGCTGATGTGGGGGCTGCACCCACATCTCACACGCATACGTCGGCGCAGATCAGTGACGCGGTGTCTACAGCTACGGCCAGCATGGTGATCAGACGCGATAGTGCAGGGCGGGCGCAGGTCGCGGGCCCAGCGGCGTCGGCGGATATCGCGACGAAGGCGTATGTGGATACCGGATTGTCTGGGAAGGCGGCCGCGTCTCACACGCATACGTCGGCGCAGATCAGTGACGCGGTGTCTACAGCTACGGCCAGCATGGTGATCAGACGCGATAGTGCAGGGCGGGCGCAGGTCGCGGGCCCAGCGGCGTCGGCGGATATCGCGACGAAGGCGTATGTGGATACCGGATTGTCTGGGAAGGCGGCCGCGTCTCACACGCATACGTCGGCGCAGATCACTGATATTCACATCGTGTCAGCGCTTCCAGCTTCGCCTACTGCTGGCCATGTCTACATCGTGACGGGGTAGCAGCATGGGATTAAGCATTGGGTCGACCCCAGCCTCGGGGCTGTATGTGGGGGCTGCGCCCGCGCAGGGCATGTATGTTGGATCGCAGCTGGTGTACCCACCTCAGATGACCGGCTACACGGATTTCAGCTACGGGCAGACCGGCACTGTTGATTTGGCTTCGGTATCGGGCGGTGAGTGGACGCAAAGCAACGATAGCGTCGGTATCAAGGTCACCAAAGACGGGGTGATCACCACCTCGACAACGATGACTGACCGTACGTATCTGCCGCTTGCTCAGTGGGCGCAGCCGATGAATAAGTACGAAATCGAGGTCGCCGGGTATCTAGCAGAGGCCCTTACCGGCGAAGCGATTTGTCTGTTCGCAGGTAAGCCTCTGACCGCGGCGAACTTTATCGCGCTATCCATGTCATCTACGGCAGTGAAGCTCATGGTCTGCAATCAGCGGTTCACCCAAGTGTCCGCCATCGACATAACCTCATCGGTTTCCCCACAGCCCGGGGCGTGGGTGCAGCTGCGGCGGTCGCGAATCGCCGGGTCAAGCAACATCCAGGCTGAGGTGCTCGTAGATGGGGTCTCGAAGGTCTCAACGCAATTGTCCGGGCTACCGGCGCCTGGCCTAGCTGATCAAAACGTCGGTGGCGTGTGCTTGGCTTTCCGGAGTGCGAACTGGTTTGTCTACTACGCAGCAAAGCTCGATGCGTTCAAAATCGAAACATTCTAAGCCTCACCACACGGTGGGGCTTCAATCATGAAAGGAGGCGTTTCATGACCAGCATGCCTATCGAATCAGACATGTTTGTCACCAGCCCATACGGCCCGCGCGCCGGAGGTGTCCACCAGGGAACCGACTTCGGGGCTACGGGTGGATCAGCGAACCGTGCGGTCTACGCCATCCGTGCTGGCACGGTCATTCACGCTGGTGCCGCGAGCGGATACGGTGGCCCTGACCCCGCGGGCTGGATCGTTATCGACCACCCAGCAGAGGTCGGCGGTGGCACAAGCGAGTACGGGCATATCATCCGCGAGGTCAGCGTTGGCGACCGTGTGGAAGAGGGGCAGCGGATCGGGAGGATCAACCCGGACTGGGCCACGAATGGGGGCGTAGCCCCGCATGTGCATGTGTCGTGGATGCCGCGGGAATATGACCCGTCAGCTAAGCGTGATCCGATGACCGTGCTAGATGGAGCGAGCTACCCAGATCAGAAACGAAAGGACCCAACGCCTATGACCGAACCTATCTTCGGTATTGATGTAGCCAGCTACCAGGCTGGAATCGATATGGCACAAGTCGCAGCAGAAGGATTTGCCTTCGCAGTTGTGAAGCAAACCCAAGGGTCGTGGTACCTGAATCCAGCCCGCAATCAGCAGCTCGATGGCGCTATCGCCGCGGGCCTGGAGGTGGTCCAGTATCACTTCATGGAGGCTGGTGATGCCCAGGCGCAGATCGCGTACATCAAGGCACATCATCGCCCGGGTATCCCCATTGCGCTCGACTGGGAGAAGTACAAGGCAGACACGGGGATGGAGATCGCCCCGTGGGAGACCGTCCGCGCCGTCCGTGATGGGCTTGCTGGATTTGCTCCTTCGGTTGGCTTGTACCTCAACCCCGAGGATCACCGTGCACATGCGGGCGGAGCTGATCTTTCTGATTGGGATTGGGTGTGGAAAGCCGCCTACCCATACGACCGCCGCGGGTACGCGAGCGTACTCTACGACCTCGCTCCTGACTGGGGGTGGGGCGCGGTCGGCAATCACACCCCGGAGATTTGGCAGTTCACGTCGACGGCGACGGTCGCTGGACTATCTGAGGTCGATGCGAACGCTTTCCGCGGGACACGCGAGCAGCTACATCAGCTTCTTTACAAGGCAGCCACTCTAGAGGAGGGATTCACTATGGCTGATATCCAGGAAATCAAGGACTACATCGACCTTCGGCTCACCGGCCCGGTGGGATCGGATGTCAAGGACATTCGTCAGCAGCTCACGGGTGGCCGTGACGCTGGCGAGTACCCGGGCTGGCCGCAGCTCGGTCAGGATGCCCAAGGGCGCGACCTCACGCTGGTCGATGCCGTGGCAGCACTCCGCGTCCAGATGACGGAGGTCGCGCGCGAGCAGCAGGAAATCAAGATGCTTTTGAAGGGAACCAAGTAATGAGTAATCACGCAAAGCCCACGGTACAGCCGTGGATGATCCGCAAGACCGCATACCTCATCATCGGCGCAGTCTGCATCATCCTCGGATACTTCGGATTCATTGACGAGCAGCAGGTCAACGCCGTAACCGCATCCCCGGTCCTCGGCACGCTCGTTGCGTGGGTAGCAGCGGCTTTCACCCACGAGGGCTCGGACTCTAAGGCCACAGATGCTGATGTGGCAAAAGCACGCGATGGGTCAGCGGTAGACGTAGAAAAGCTCGCGACGGAGGTCGCTGGAAAGCTCTTGCCGTCGCTACCGATTCCGTTGCCTGTAAGCTCGTCGCTCCCCGTCTATTCCGGCCCGACCAGCCAGCCGCAAGGGTAGAAGCATGCCTATCGAGAGGCTTCCACCACGCCTCATCCCATTCGCGCGACGCCTCCGGGCCTGGGCGATGACCGATTCATTCGCGATCCTCATTCTCGGAATCGGGATCATTTTCCGTGGAGTCTCGTATCTTCCCGGAGTGCTGGGATCCCCTCCGCCGCCTGGCTCGCACCCGGCAGAGTCGTCACTTCCCATGCCAGTCTGGGGAGTCATCTGGCTGGTGGTCGGCGTCATCTGTATCATCTCCTCGATCACCCGCTCGACGATTGTCGACGTCATCGCCCTGTGCTCTGGCGTCATGCTCAATGCGGGATGGGGGATGAGCTTCGTCTTTGCTTCGCTTGAGGGGGTGAGTCATCGCAGCTGGGTCAGTTCAGTCGGCTATTTCTCGGTGGTCATCCTTGTCGTGTGGGCTGTATGGAGGGGCAAGCGCGGTGATATCCCGAAGGAGGATCGTGAATGAATTTCGATTTCTCACAGTTCGGGGAGTCATTGACGGCGCTAATTGTTGCACTGACGGGGCTGCTCGCAGGATCCGCGAAGTTGCGCTCTGATAAGCAGGCTGCGCAGGGTGACCGTTTTAAGCAGCTCGAGGAGAAGGTCGACAAGATCGGAGCAAAGCTCGATGCGGAGCGTGCTGCGCGTCGGCGTTCTGAGGATCGTGCTCATCGATTGAGCTTGGGCTTGGCGTCGGCGCTTTCTCGGCTTGAGGATATCTATGACTGGATTCGCACCGGGATGCGTCCGCCTCCCCCTGACACTCATGACCTATCCGATCTGCGGAAGCTGATTGAGTCGGACAGTTAGGTTTTGCCCCCACTGGCTTAGTGCTGGTGGGGGCTTTTTCTTGTTCTTGGTGGTGTTAGGTGGTTACTCGAAAATAGGTGGTCTCCTGGTCGAAGACAGCTGCAGCGAGTTTGGCTAGCTGGCTTGCACTTGGCTCCGCGGGGAGCATCATCACTAGCATCTCGCGCAACGTCTTACGGTCGCCGATCAAGTCCTTTTTCGTGGTGTTCTTTAATTTCCTGGTGACAGGGTTAAAACGGGGCTTCGTCGGGGTTAGTCGGGGTAGGTAAATACGGTTGCACATCACCTCCGGTGGCGTAGACGGTCCTGTTGTGCCAGCCGGCTTCTGGGTCGAGGAAATCCTGCGGCCAAGACACGGGGTTCCCGTCGGGGCCGAACCATCCGGTGTCCTCACCCTGCTCGATCCACGCCAGGTCCTGGCCCAGGCCCCGCCCGAACGGGTGGAAACGTCCGTCGGTATGCTCCATGGTCCTTTGCTCTTCCTTGTCGTGGTGTGGTGGTTGCCTAGGCAGTCAGTGGCAGCATCGTTGATGATGCGTTGATCGGTGGTTGGAGCATGCTCGCCAGCTTCGTCATCGATGACTCCGACAGGTAGCGGCGTTCCCCGTACTGCCATTCCTCATGCTGTTCTTGCAATACCGCCCCAATCAGCCGGGTGACGCTGGCGTTGTCGGGAAAGACCTGGACGACATCGGCACGGCGTTTGATTTCCCGGTTGAGCCGCTCGATCGGGTTATTCGACCAGATCTTTTGCCAGTGCTCCCGGGGAAAAGACGCGAACGCTGTCAGGTCTGCTTCGGCCTCGTCTAACATCGCGGTGATCTCCGGGTATGAGGTGGTGAGACTGTCGGCGACCAGCCGGTGCTGGCCCATGGTGGATGCTGTATCGGTTTGGGCGAAGATCGCGCCGATCAAGGCGTTGACGGGTTTGGAGTTGCGTGAGCCGAGTTTCTGGGTGACGTTGCGGGCAAAATGCACCCGGCAGCGTTGCCAACTCGCCCCCGGCAGGATCGCTTTGACGGCGGCTTTGAGTCCACTGTGGGCATCACTGACCACCAGGGCAACTCCAAGGGGGTTCGATGGGCCAGATACCGCCAGTCCACGGGCACGCAGGCTACGGAGGAACTCGGTCCAGAAGTCGGCGGTTTCCGCGTCCCCGAGTGCCATGCCGAGGATTTCACGGCGGCCCTGGGCAGAGACCCCGGTGGCCACGACCAGGGCACGGGAGACAACACGACCGTGGTAGCGGACATCGAGGTAGGTCGCATCCAACCAGAGGTAGGGAAACCAGGTGTGATCCAGTGGCCGGTCGGTGAATTCTGCGACGACCTCGTCAAGGTCCTTGCAGATCCGGGACACGCTGGATCGGCTGATGCCGTGGTCATTGCCGAGGGCTTTGACGATCTCGTCGACTTTGCGGGTGGAGACCCCGTCGATCCAGGCCTGGCAGATCACCGCGTAGAGGGCTTTGTCGATGCGTTTACGGGGGTTGAGCAGGGAGGGGAAAAACGATCCTTTCCGCATCTTCGGGATCGCCAGGTCGAGTTCGCCGGCTGGGGTGGCCACCGTTTTAGGACGGGTGCCGTTGCGGGTGGTGGTGCGCTCCTGGTTGCGTTCGTAGCGGTCGGCACCGATGTGGGCGGCGTCTTCGGCGTTGATGGCGTCTTGCATTGCTGCTTCGAGCATGCGGCGCAGGATGTCACCGGCGGTGTCTGGATCACCCAGGACTTCCGTGATGAGTGTGGATAGGGCAGACTGGTGGTGAGTCATTGCAGGGTCGCTTTCTGGAATTTCTTGGAGGAAATTAAAGGATAGGCCTCACCCCGCAATGACTCCTCGTTTTTTTCGAGGTAGCCACGCGGGGGAAGTTTCACACCACGCTACGGGACGCAGCCCGGTCGCCTTGTAGGCACCAGTTATCCGTTTGGATTCGCATATTTAGGCAGACTGGATTGCCTGCGCTACGGTTCCATGAATACCGACGAACGCATCCCGAACACGAACACCATCAAGGCAGGTAGAGCACGATTATGTTCTGACTACGGATCAGAAGGTTGGGAGTTCGAATCTCTTCGGGCGCACGGTAAAAGGGCTCAGGAAACACACCGTTTCCTGAGCCCTTTCTCGTTTAGTACTGCAGCGAGGTCATCATGCCGGTGGACATGTGGTAGCCGTTGTGGCAGTGGAACGCCCACTCGCCGGGGTTGTTGGCGACGAGGTCGGCGTTGACGGACTCGCCGGGCAGGACCAGGATGGTGTCCTTGCGCAGGCCGCCGCTGTCGGGAAGCGACCACGTGTGCCCGTGCAGGTGCATGGGATGTGCCATCGCGGTGGCGTTGTGGATGGTCATCCGCAGGTTCTGGCCCTGAGCGGCGGTGACGGGACCTGATTCGCCGTCGACGGTGATGCCCCACTTATAGGGCATCATCTGCCCGGTGAGCTCGATGTCGGAGGTGCGGGAGATCGTGCCCACGTCGAGCAGGGAGCTTTCGGCGGGGCGCCGGTCGATAAGGAACGTGCCCGCCGTCGCGAGCTCGTCGAAGGTGGTTGTCGCGGACGGCGCCTCACCGGAGCCGGTGCGCACGACGGCGAAGGCGCGGTCGTCCTTGCCCGCGGCGATGGCCGCGAGGGGGAAGGCACCGTCGTCAAGGGTGACGATCGCATCGGCGCGCTCACCCATGGCGAGGTAGAAGGAGCTGACCTCGGTCGGCTCGACCGCGTAGCCGTCGGTGTGGGTGAGCGTAAGGGTGTGGCCTCCGAGGGCGATCTTGAAGATCGTGTCCGCGGCGGCGTTGATGAACCGCAGCTTGGCCTTCTGCCCGGGCTTGGCCGTAAAGGTCCGGCAGGCGCTCGGGATGCGCTGGTTGAGCAGGTAATAGGGGTAAGGCACATCGCCGGTGTCGCCGCCGAGCATGTAGTCGCCGCTGCCATGCGACATCATCATGCCGGAGCCCATGGCGGACATGGATGACATGGAGCCCATGCTCTGCAGCATCTTCAGCTCGGCCTCGGGGGTCTGGCCGTCCACGCCGTCCATCCAGTCGTCGAGCAGGATCGTCCACTCCACGTCGTAGTCGCCGGGGTCGTTGGGGTCGCGGACGATGAGCGGCGCGTGCAGCCCCTTGTCCAGCTGGATGCCGCTGTGGGAGTGGTAGAAGTAGGTTCCCGGCTGATTGACCTGGAACTCGTAGGTGAACGAGGACCCCGGCTCGATCGGGTCCTGGGTCATGCCCGGCACGCCGTCCAT
This is a stretch of genomic DNA from Corynebacterium vitaeruminis DSM 20294. It encodes these proteins:
- a CDS encoding Gp37-like protein, with amino-acid sequence MTTPTIDNSVFVRLDEIWENGQETRDARNRARRAKPRIRLWDGDWKFVGTIHGAIEGKFQWKLNDTGEGTIKIPTGIWISTWIRDAPKRKARNIHVTMDKDGARWGGRLKRSELVKDSDGKTYMLLTFLHDFEELKHIYCWPNPFLPAAVQFPRSFVLAGPTAWVLKMMLHVNLLRLNGNLWALPDDPLDLKQWGAAFDQSQWPIVVAPGALIGDSSPWTVVSSRMKLWSDVAAPGLADAQLSVECRRWLEGDPPPWEGANLRSGTLVVDIVDKSGWWSPEGTSRWGSVWTGLVRSVQSVVGEVDVRETVIDEPVEVPEYRDKDWLGTNPHAPYVIYREGHLTGVKSSDFSWDPATSVQEIAGGHSMPGVNEGISAAVQLAGNYLGTMVMVPGAGEIADTFLSPIYSDTILAWMTIKSLQRAEAAGWSRYQEHFAQGADRGYTLSALVALRQGFWETRERFSHKLEINDGAPWFIGDKGHGHFFIGDRIGGAIKNLPSGEIVVEQVTDLTYAFDRSSRGWSATCGDPTSQHSPLEIILSEVKGLSAVIHDLGLV
- a CDS encoding phage gene 29 protein family protein — encoded protein: MTGIPLQSNTNPADPEEHALWALVGLPGPGSHAPLILPGAIMRQWSAHLFKAGFRHHPELQEIKYVPPSGETNWISGNAGRWAPIDEVLPPEVTAPAVDHLSLDEKRILLEKLREEIEPPALPYPGDLAREGTLGGEDA
- a CDS encoding GH25 family lysozyme; the encoded protein is MTSMPIESDMFVTSPYGPRAGGVHQGTDFGATGGSANRAVYAIRAGTVIHAGAASGYGGPDPAGWIVIDHPAEVGGGTSEYGHIIREVSVGDRVEEGQRIGRINPDWATNGGVAPHVHVSWMPREYDPSAKRDPMTVLDGASYPDQKRKDPTPMTEPIFGIDVASYQAGIDMAQVAAEGFAFAVVKQTQGSWYLNPARNQQLDGAIAAGLEVVQYHFMEAGDAQAQIAYIKAHHRPGIPIALDWEKYKADTGMEIAPWETVRAVRDGLAGFAPSVGLYLNPEDHRAHAGGADLSDWDWVWKAAYPYDRRGYASVLYDLAPDWGWGAVGNHTPEIWQFTSTATVAGLSEVDANAFRGTREQLHQLLYKAATLEEGFTMADIQEIKDYIDLRLTGPVGSDVKDIRQQLTGGRDAGEYPGWPQLGQDAQGRDLTLVDAVAALRVQMTEVAREQQEIKMLLKGTK
- a CDS encoding IS256 family transposase, giving the protein MTHHQSALSTLITEVLGDPDTAGDILRRMLEAAMQDAINAEDAAHIGADRYERNQERTTTRNGTRPKTVATPAGELDLAIPKMRKGSFFPSLLNPRKRIDKALYAVICQAWIDGVSTRKVDEIVKALGNDHGISRSSVSRICKDLDEVVAEFTDRPLDHTWFPYLWLDATYLDVRYHGRVVSRALVVATGVSAQGRREILGMALGDAETADFWTEFLRSLRARGLAVSGPSNPLGVALVVSDAHSGLKAAVKAILPGASWQRCRVHFARNVTQKLGSRNSKPVNALIGAIFAQTDTASTMGQHRLVADSLTTSYPEITAMLDEAEADLTAFASFPREHWQKIWSNNPIERLNREIKRRADVVQVFPDNASVTRLIGAVLQEQHEEWQYGERRYLSESSMTKLASMLQPPINASSTMLPLTA
- a CDS encoding multicopper oxidase family protein encodes the protein MALPLSRRQFLLGGLALGGSAALAACGRPDTTPVSSRSTPTTSSLSDAKAAKQLSAEPISLDIGGIEAKTWGYSLEGGSPAIDITAGDTLRVEVTNNLPESTSVHWHGLAVPNDMDGVPGMTQDPIEPGSSFTYEFQVNQPGTYFYHSHSGIQLDKGLHAPLIVRDPNDPGDYDVEWTILLDDWMDGVDGQTPEAELKMLQSMGSMSSMSAMGSGMMMSHGSGDYMLGGDTGDVPYPYYLLNQRIPSACRTFTAKPGQKAKLRFINAAADTIFKIALGGHTLTLTHTDGYAVEPTEVSSFYLAMGERADAIVTLDDGAFPLAAIAAGKDDRAFAVVRTGSGEAPSATTTFDELATAGTFLIDRRPAESSLLDVGTISRTSDIELTGQMMPYKWGITVDGESGPVTAAQGQNLRMTIHNATAMAHPMHLHGHTWSLPDSGGLRKDTILVLPGESVNADLVANNPGEWAFHCHNGYHMSTGMMTSLQY